The Gehongia tenuis genomic interval CCGGAAAATAGACGGAACGGTACGGCTGTATTTTACAGTAGAAGAAGCAAAAGGGAAGCTGCACCGGAGCCGTCAGGTAACGACCCGTGCGTTTCAGGAATTAGAGCGCAGCGGACTGATTATCCGTAGGAAACAGGGGCTTGGCAGACCGGCAGTAATTACCCTGAGAATTCCGACAACAGGAAAGGAGAACTGACTGAATGGCAGATAAAAAAGATTTGAGTACACTTCCGCAGTTTCTGAAACCGGAAGTGGCGGAACGTGTGGCAGAGCATTTCAAAGACGGTGTGTTTGAATTTGATTTTGATACCGAGGAACATATCGCCGTGGAGGGCAACACGGTTTACCATGTGATTCCTCATTATGCTGGTGATGATGCGGAAAGTGTGCTGAACAAGCTGCGCCGGATGATTGCAAAAAATATGGGGGAAATGTAAATGAGGGAGGCTGAAATAACAGAAAGAATGCGTTATAATACAGGTAACCGTTTACCTGGCTGTTATCCCTTTTTCGGGAGGAAAGGAGCTATTTATGAACCAGCAGCCAGATAAAATCACAGCTTTATATTGTCGTTTAAGCCAGGACGATGCCCTTGACGGGGAATCAAACAGTATCACCAATCAAAAGGCTTTACTCTCTAGGTATGCGGCGGAACACGGTTTCCGCAATATCATGTTTTTTGTAGACGATGGATTTTCAGGAACGAGCTTTTAAAGACCGGGATTTCAGGAAATGATGAAATATGTGGAGGATTATTCGGTTTCCACCCTGATTGTCAAAGACTTGTCCCGGCTCGGCAGGGAATATTCCTATATGGGGCGTTTGCAGGATTTCATTTTTCCAGCTTACGACGTCCGCTTCATCGCAATCAATGATGATGTGGATAGTGCCAAAGGAGAAAATGATTTTGCCGTTTTCAAAAATGTATTCAACGATTATTACGCAAAGGACACCAGCAAGAAAATCCGGGCAGTCGTTAAAATGCGGGGTGAAGCCGGGGAACACCTTGCCAGCAACCCGCCCTACGGGTATGTGAAAGATCCGCAGGACAAAAAGAAATGGATTGTGGATGAAGAAGCGGCTAAGGTGGTGCGACGTATCTATGACCTGTGTATTGCAGGGAAAGGGCCGATGCAGATAGCCAAAATACTGACAGCAGAAAAGGTGCTGACCGTTACAGCCTACCATGCCAAACAGAAAGGCTGGACAATGCCGGATAATTTATATGGATGGAACAAAAAGTCAATCGCCGGTATTTTGGAACGGCGGGAATACAATGGCTGTACCGTCAACTTCAAGACTTATACCAAATCCCTGAAATTCAAAAAGCGACTGCAAAATCCGAAAGAAAATCAGCGGATATTTGAAGGAACACAGCCGGCAATCATTGAGTACGGACAATGGGAACGAGTACAGGCTCTCAGGGAAAATAAACGCAGGCCAACCAAAACCGGTAAGACAAGCATTTTCTCCGGTCTTGTCCGCTGTGCTGACTGCGGAGCTAAGCTCTATTACTGTACCTGCAACAGCTACAAAGATGATTCGCAAGATCATTTCGTCTGCTCCAATTACAAAAGCAATACCGGTTCTTGCCAGATTCATTATATCCGTGAAATCACGCTGTATAAGCGGGTACTGGAATGTGTTCAGCGGACACTGACTTATGTGCGACTGTTTCAGGATGACTTCACACAGGAAATGCTGATGCAGGATGAAGCCAGCCGGAAAGCAGAACTGGCACAGAAACGAAAAGCCCTGTCAGGCGCACAGAAGCGTATAGAGGACTTGGATAAAATCATCCAACACCTTTATGAAGATAATGTTCTGGGGAAACTGAGTGACCTCCGTTTCCAGAAGTTATCTGCACAGTATGAGACCGAACAGGCAGAAATCAGGCAGCTTTCCGAAACACTGGAACGGGAAATCGCAGAAGAAGCTGAGCAGGTTTCGGATGTGGGGCGTTTCTTACAGCTTGCGGAACGGTATTCCGATATACAGGAGCTTGACGCTGCGACAGTCAACGAACTGATTGAAAAAATCGTCATCCATAACCCGGAGAAAATCGATGGGAGAAAGCATGTGACGATTGAGGTTTATTTTACTTATGTGGGCAAAATCCAGATTCCACTTCAAAAACCGGAGCTGCCTGCAAGTACGGAAAAACCGGCGTGATTTTCACCACGCCGGTTCTACCGGGAAATTTTATTTACTTCCTTATGAGCCGTCGCCTAATGGCTCATGCCTTTTTTTCCAAGCAGACGATGGACATGGGCGGAACGCCGAGATGGCGGGCCACCGGCTGGCACTTGGCCATGAACAGGTGGAAGAGGTTGCCGCGAGGCGCGTCCATCAGGCTCTCGTAGTTGCCCTGGCCTTTGGCTATGATCACGTCCGCTTCTTCGAAGACCCGGCGGAAGCCGGGAGATACCCGGCCTAATACAGTGCCCAGGCAGCCGTCGCCGTTTTCAAGGACAGTGGCCGCCTCCTCCATGGCTACCTGCCGGGCGTCGGCCAGGGTCACGTCGTTGATGATGGGCCGGCCGCGAACGACATAATACACTTTGACCGGGAATTCCCGGAGGATACGCTGAATGAACAGTTTATCCAGCACGATTTCCCCGCAGTTGTCGCCGAGGTAGAGCAGGGTGCGGGCGCCGGCCAGGGCGGTCCGGAGCCGGGGACTGTCATCCCGGGCCAAAGGCGTATCCAACACGCCCTCGATCCGTCTTTGCAGTTCCGCAAGATCGAAGGTGTGCTGGGCGGCAAAATCGATGAGATTTCCGGCAATGGCCGTCTTGAGCGCGGTGATGAAGGGATCGGATGCGGAGGCGATCAGCGTCTCAATGCTGCCGCTCATGGCGAGAAGCTCTTCGTTGTAATAGCGTTTGATTTCCCGGTAGGGATCGGGGTCCCCGCCGTGCCGGACGATGATCCCCCAGGTGCCTCCCATGATCTCCGGATTGGACAGATTGTAGGATACCCGGCTGAGATAGGACAGGACCTCCCGCATGGCGCTCTCCCGGGCGGCCGGGCTGAGGCCCAACCCATCCAGCACCTTGAGCGCCTGATTTAAATTGCACCCAAGACAGCTAAGACTCAAACTCATCGTCATGCCCCCTTTTCTTCATTGTACTACGACGCGCCCCGCCTGTCCCCATCTGCCGCGGATTGACAGCTTTTGGAGCAGGAGGTATCATTTAAGAGGTAAGTGAAATGGGGGTGTCCCATGGAAAGACTGTATGATCTGCATGTGCATACGGCGACCGTCAGCTCTTGCGGGCAGGTGGAGCCGGAACGGATGGCGGAGCTCTATCAAAGGGCGGGCTATGACGGCGTAGCGGTTACGGACCACTACTATGCACGGTATTTCGAAAAGATGGGCGATCTGCCCTGGGAAAAGAAGGTGGACCGCTACCTTGCAGGCTACCGGAGGGCCAAGACCGCCGGGGAGAAGACGGGGCTTCAGGTGCTGCTTGGCATTGAGCTTCGCTTCAAGGGCCACGTGAATGATTATCTGATCTTTGGGGTGGACGAGGCCTTTTTAAGGGAGCATCCCAAGCTTTATGAACTGGAACTGCCGGAATTTTACCGCCGGTTCCGGGACGAACTTTTCATCTGCCAGGCGCATCCCTTCCGGGACCGGGGCTGCGAACCGGCGCCGGCGGAATTTCTGCATGGCGCAGAGGTCTACAACGGCAACCCCAACCATCTTGATCACAACTACAACGACAAGGCCAGGGCTTTTGCAAAGGCGAACGGCCTTGTGGCGATATCCGCCTCCGATTTTCATGAGGAGGGCGGGGAGGCCATGGGAGGAACCTTTTTGCCCGGTGTCTCGGACGGCCGGGCGTTGGCCCACACACTGAAAGAGAGCGGACCCTTCAAACTCAAAGAGACTTAAGGGAAGT includes:
- a CDS encoding damage-control phosphatase ARMT1 family protein translates to MSLSLSCLGCNLNQALKVLDGLGLSPAARESAMREVLSYLSRVSYNLSNPEIMGGTWGIIVRHGGDPDPYREIKRYYNEELLAMSGSIETLIASASDPFITALKTAIAGNLIDFAAQHTFDLAELQRRIEGVLDTPLARDDSPRLRTALAGARTLLYLGDNCGEIVLDKLFIQRILREFPVKVYYVVRGRPIINDVTLADARQVAMEEAATVLENGDGCLGTVLGRVSPGFRRVFEEADVIIAKGQGNYESLMDAPRGNLFHLFMAKCQPVARHLGVPPMSIVCLEKKA
- a CDS encoding PHP domain-containing protein, which codes for MERLYDLHVHTATVSSCGQVEPERMAELYQRAGYDGVAVTDHYYARYFEKMGDLPWEKKVDRYLAGYRRAKTAGEKTGLQVLLGIELRFKGHVNDYLIFGVDEAFLREHPKLYELELPEFYRRFRDELFICQAHPFRDRGCEPAPAEFLHGAEVYNGNPNHLDHNYNDKARAFAKANGLVAISASDFHEEGGEAMGGTFLPGVSDGRALAHTLKESGPFKLKET
- a CDS encoding DUF4368 domain-containing protein; this encodes MLMQDEASRKAELAQKRKALSGAQKRIEDLDKIIQHLYEDNVLGKLSDLRFQKLSAQYETEQAEIRQLSETLEREIAEEAEQVSDVGRFLQLAERYSDIQELDAATVNELIEKIVIHNPEKIDGRKHVTIEVYFTYVGKIQIPLQKPELPASTEKPA